The following proteins are co-located in the Paenibacillus sp. FSL H8-0079 genome:
- the pssA gene encoding CDP-diacylglycerol--serine O-phosphatidyltransferase, with product MKSLPSILTLGNLSSGMLAVIMAIHGEFALAVMMIWVAMFFDLFDGFAARKLHCEGEFGKALDSLADVVSFGTAPVLILYLNSMNEVSVLGMALTALFPVCGALRLARYNCQKTASSGFVGMPITFAGGLMSFFALWSPYFTHGVAYLVIIVLSGLMVSQIRFPSLKQVLASHEKDIVEPK from the coding sequence ATGAAGTCTTTACCATCGATTTTAACCTTGGGGAATCTGAGTTCAGGCATGCTGGCAGTCATTATGGCTATTCATGGTGAATTCGCCCTGGCTGTGATGATGATATGGGTAGCGATGTTCTTTGATCTGTTTGACGGGTTTGCGGCCCGCAAATTGCATTGTGAGGGTGAGTTCGGCAAAGCCCTGGATTCGCTCGCAGATGTAGTTTCATTCGGAACAGCCCCCGTGCTGATTCTGTACTTGAACTCCATGAATGAAGTGAGCGTGCTGGGGATGGCACTGACCGCATTGTTTCCGGTTTGCGGTGCGTTGCGCCTGGCTCGTTATAACTGTCAGAAGACAGCAAGCAGTGGTTTTGTCGGGATGCCGATTACATTTGCAGGGGGGCTGATGTCCTTTTTCGCACTTTGGAGTCCTTATTTCACGCATGGTGTAGCTTATCTTGTCATTATTGTACTATCCGGTCTCATGGTGAGCCAAATCCGATTCCCATCACTAAAACAAGTGCTAGCCTCTCATGAGAAGGATATTGTGGAACCGAAATAA
- a CDS encoding aldo/keto reductase: MKKNRLGTSELMVSEIGLGCMSLGTNMEPAIGLIHEALDHGVNLLDTADLYDEGRNEEIVGQAIKGRRDQVIVATKVGNRRIPGKEGWSWDPSKAYIKQAVHESLNRLQTDYIDLYQLHGGTLDDPIEETIEAFEELKKEGLIRYYGISSIRPNVIREYVERASIVSVMNQYSVADRRAEEEVLPLLEQKGISVIARGPVASGVLADSGSAKADKGYLDYTAEQLYTIRQGLSRLVTDQRSMAQTAIRYALSHPAVAAVVPGASSRDQLLHNIAASNSPALTAAEIQEIRELSPANLYKQHR, from the coding sequence ATGAAAAAAAATCGTCTGGGCACATCCGAACTGATGGTGTCTGAGATTGGGCTGGGCTGTATGTCGCTCGGAACCAATATGGAGCCCGCTATAGGTCTGATTCATGAGGCTCTGGATCACGGGGTTAATCTGCTGGATACAGCCGATCTGTATGACGAAGGGCGTAATGAAGAAATTGTAGGACAAGCTATTAAGGGACGTCGGGACCAAGTCATTGTGGCGACCAAAGTAGGTAATCGTCGTATTCCCGGCAAAGAGGGCTGGTCGTGGGACCCGTCCAAAGCCTATATCAAGCAGGCTGTACATGAAAGTCTGAATCGGCTGCAGACCGATTATATCGACCTGTATCAGCTGCATGGCGGAACCTTGGACGACCCCATCGAGGAGACGATCGAAGCGTTTGAGGAGTTGAAGAAAGAAGGACTCATCCGGTATTACGGTATCTCTTCCATTCGTCCCAATGTAATTCGGGAATATGTGGAGAGGGCTTCCATCGTCAGTGTGATGAACCAGTACAGTGTTGCTGACCGCAGAGCGGAAGAAGAGGTGCTACCTTTATTGGAACAAAAGGGGATCAGCGTAATTGCCCGTGGACCTGTGGCTAGCGGTGTGCTCGCCGATTCCGGATCTGCCAAGGCAGATAAAGGTTATCTGGACTATACGGCAGAGCAACTATACACCATTCGGCAAGGGCTAAGTCGTCTGGTCACGGATCAACGCAGCATGGCTCAGACAGCTATTCGCTACGCGTTATCCCATCCTGCCGTAGCAGCAGTTGTCCCTGGTGCCAGTTCAAGAGACCAGTTGCTGCACAATATCGCCGCTTCGAATTCACCCGCGCTCACAGCTGCGGAAATTCAGGAAATACGGGAGCTAAGTCCCGCTAATCTGTACAAGCAGCATCGATAA
- a CDS encoding DedA family protein produces MEFAKEFIGQYGYFAIYGLLALGVIGMPIPDEVMMTFVGYLASISVLNYSVSIAVSFGGAFTGGLLSYMIGKKAGRPLVEKYGKWVGVNAKRFSRVESWFLKYGYWSIILGYFIPGIRHLMCCFSGISKMAMGRYVLVSGIGAFVWCVVFISIGFYVGVLT; encoded by the coding sequence ATGGAATTTGCTAAAGAATTTATTGGTCAATATGGATATTTCGCAATATACGGACTACTGGCTCTTGGTGTCATTGGCATGCCGATTCCGGATGAGGTGATGATGACGTTTGTCGGATATCTCGCCTCCATCTCGGTATTAAACTATTCCGTATCCATAGCCGTCAGTTTCGGTGGCGCATTTACCGGGGGGCTGCTCAGCTATATGATCGGCAAGAAGGCGGGCAGGCCGCTGGTTGAAAAATACGGCAAGTGGGTCGGCGTCAACGCCAAACGATTCAGCAGGGTGGAGTCGTGGTTCCTCAAATATGGTTATTGGTCCATCATCCTGGGTTACTTCATTCCAGGCATTCGTCATCTAATGTGCTGTTTCTCCGGGATTAGCAAGATGGCAATGGGCAGGTACGTTCTCGTATCGGGCATTGGTGCATTTGTATGGTGTGTTGTCTTTATCTCGATTGGTTTTTATGTTGGTGTGTTAACTTAA
- a CDS encoding transporter substrate-binding domain-containing protein yields MNNTYGSKTRKGWSLTAILLMTVLVLSACGSKATDNGGTNGAQASNELEQIKSAGVIKVGMMGTYAPYNFLNDKKEMDGYDADIAREVAKRLGVEVEFVSQEFSGLTPSLQAKKLDAIISQMTITDDRKKVLDFSDPYITNQVKIIVKEDNNDITKLEDFKGKTIGVGLGTNDESYLRNEVLPKVGDFTIKTYDDVISSLKDLNAGRIDATINNMYALKPIVDANGLNIKAVGEAIKSDQAGIAVRKDNPELVAALNDALKGMKDDGTYDTIFKKWFGEEPAQ; encoded by the coding sequence ATGAACAACACATATGGATCGAAAACTCGTAAAGGCTGGTCTTTGACAGCGATTCTGCTGATGACCGTGCTGGTACTTAGCGCTTGTGGAAGTAAAGCAACAGACAATGGAGGCACGAACGGTGCACAGGCAAGCAATGAACTGGAGCAGATCAAGTCTGCTGGCGTTATCAAAGTGGGCATGATGGGCACATACGCACCATACAACTTCCTGAACGATAAGAAAGAAATGGATGGCTACGATGCTGATATCGCACGTGAGGTTGCGAAGCGTCTGGGTGTAGAGGTTGAATTTGTATCCCAGGAGTTCTCCGGTCTGACACCAAGTCTGCAAGCCAAAAAGCTGGATGCCATCATCAGCCAGATGACCATTACCGATGATCGTAAGAAAGTACTGGATTTCAGTGATCCGTATATTACGAACCAAGTTAAAATCATCGTAAAGGAAGACAATAACGATATTACCAAGCTGGAGGATTTCAAAGGTAAAACGATTGGCGTAGGTCTGGGTACGAATGATGAATCATATCTGCGTAATGAAGTGTTGCCGAAAGTGGGCGACTTCACGATTAAAACCTATGACGATGTCATCTCTTCACTTAAAGACCTGAATGCCGGGCGGATTGACGCGACAATCAACAACATGTACGCGCTGAAGCCGATTGTGGATGCCAACGGATTAAATATCAAAGCTGTAGGTGAAGCGATTAAGAGTGACCAAGCAGGAATTGCAGTACGCAAAGACAACCCGGAACTCGTGGCTGCACTGAATGATGCCCTCAAAGGCATGAAAGATGATGGCACGTACGATACCATTTTCAAAAAATGGTTTGGTGAAGAGCCTGCGCAATAA
- a CDS encoding TetR/AcrR family transcriptional regulator, with amino-acid sequence MTKINSLEPGEERRDQIIRIAMERFATQGYHQTKISDIVREAGVAQGTFYWHFKSKEAIASEIVLTGKEKLLEAIGQGYRKDAGSIEDMVKASERLFTDMFSFAAKNRYFMELLLKGIVTEESVQRLVEETRNGVETAFRHNMERAIELGMLPQDMDVPLRAALLVSMIEGMISRWLFGSDELHSKFSAMTASSLAAEAASFEFYGLLGT; translated from the coding sequence ATGACCAAAATTAACAGTTTGGAACCCGGTGAAGAACGCCGGGACCAGATAATTCGCATAGCGATGGAGCGGTTTGCGACTCAAGGCTACCATCAGACGAAAATTTCCGATATCGTCCGTGAAGCTGGTGTTGCGCAAGGAACGTTCTACTGGCACTTCAAGAGTAAAGAAGCCATTGCTTCGGAGATTGTATTAACGGGCAAGGAGAAGTTGCTTGAGGCAATTGGGCAAGGTTACCGCAAGGATGCCGGATCAATAGAGGATATGGTGAAAGCATCGGAAAGGCTGTTCACCGACATGTTTTCCTTTGCTGCAAAGAATCGTTATTTTATGGAGTTGCTGCTCAAAGGCATCGTGACCGAAGAATCCGTACAACGTCTGGTCGAGGAGACACGTAATGGCGTCGAGACAGCGTTCCGTCACAATATGGAACGTGCCATCGAACTCGGCATGTTGCCTCAGGACATGGATGTGCCGCTTCGGGCTGCATTGTTGGTTAGCATGATTGAGGGTATGATATCGCGCTGGTTGTTCGGCTCTGATGAGTTGCACAGCAAGTTCTCAGCCATGACAGCTTCATCGCTGGCAGCTGAAGCAGCAAGTTTTGAGTTTTACGGACTCCTGGGCACATAA
- the bacA gene encoding undecaprenyl-diphosphate phosphatase → MDIISSIIMGIIEGLTEFLPVSSTGHMILTAHLLGLSEDNESVKTFEVVVQLGAVLAVVVLYWNKFIDMFRFTGGTRSYSRRLNLGHIFLAMVPAVVIGLVFRDWIKAHLFGPETVLYSLVIGGILMIVAERWSRKSARITTHDVDDISYKQAFVVGLFQILALWPGFSRSGSTISGGLFAGVSRVAAAEFTFLVSVPIMIGATGYDLYKSIDHLNGSDFPIFAIGFIAAFIVAMLAIKTFLSILKKLSLTVFAVYRFVLAAVFFIILM, encoded by the coding sequence TTGGACATTATATCATCCATTATTATGGGCATCATCGAAGGTTTGACTGAGTTTTTGCCCGTGTCCTCTACTGGACACATGATTCTGACTGCCCACTTGCTGGGTTTATCGGAGGACAACGAGTCAGTCAAAACGTTTGAGGTGGTTGTTCAACTCGGAGCTGTACTTGCTGTTGTAGTACTGTACTGGAACAAATTCATTGATATGTTCCGCTTCACCGGTGGGACAAGGTCGTATTCCCGCCGCCTCAATCTGGGACATATCTTCCTGGCGATGGTTCCTGCCGTAGTCATCGGACTTGTATTCCGCGACTGGATCAAAGCACATTTATTTGGTCCGGAGACAGTGCTGTACAGCCTCGTTATTGGTGGTATATTGATGATTGTAGCCGAACGCTGGAGTCGCAAGAGTGCACGGATTACTACCCATGATGTCGATGATATTTCCTACAAACAGGCATTCGTGGTAGGACTATTTCAGATATTGGCGTTATGGCCAGGCTTCTCCCGTTCCGGGTCAACGATCTCAGGTGGTCTCTTTGCAGGGGTAAGCCGTGTAGCCGCTGCCGAGTTCACATTCCTCGTGTCTGTGCCGATTATGATTGGTGCTACTGGATATGACCTGTACAAGAGTATCGATCACCTGAACGGCAGTGATTTCCCGATCTTCGCAATTGGATTCATCGCTGCGTTCATCGTCGCCATGCTGGCGATCAAGACGTTCTTGTCCATTTTGAAAAAATTGAGCCTGACCGTCTTCGCTGTATATCGCTTCGTCTTGGCAGCTGTCTTCTTTATTATTTTGATGTAA
- a CDS encoding thioredoxin family protein, with protein sequence MERIQSEQQYLDTINSDGFTVIKFDTTWCPDCKNLDRFIGDVIDQHTDKTFYALDAEKFQPFAEENGVRGIPSLLVFQNGKKIAHLHSKWAKTPAQISEYLETLESKV encoded by the coding sequence ATGGAAAGAATTCAAAGTGAACAACAATATCTTGATACAATTAACTCTGATGGTTTTACCGTCATTAAATTTGATACAACCTGGTGTCCGGATTGCAAAAACCTGGATCGCTTTATCGGGGATGTTATCGACCAGCATACGGATAAAACCTTCTATGCCCTGGATGCAGAAAAGTTCCAGCCGTTTGCCGAAGAGAATGGCGTACGCGGCATTCCAAGCCTGCTCGTTTTCCAGAACGGCAAGAAAATCGCACATCTGCACAGCAAATGGGCGAAAACACCTGCTCAAATCTCCGAGTACCTGGAGACGCTTGAATCTAAAGTTTAA
- a CDS encoding amino acid ABC transporter ATP-binding protein — protein sequence MITTTGLTKRFQKNEVLTNIDLHVDAKDIVVLLGPSGSGKSTLLRCLNGLEELSGGQIEVNGVVVNSADPLRVQRARVLEIRRQTGMVFQQFNLYPHKTVLGNVMEGLVTVKKIKRDEAAERGRILLDRVGLSDKQDAYPSRLSGGQQQRVAIARALAMEPEVMLFDEPTSALDPELVGEVLSVMKELAEEGMTMLVVTHELKFARNVANKIVFMADGSIVEEASPQAFFEQPKQERTRRFLQQITEF from the coding sequence ATGATTACAACAACCGGACTTACCAAACGTTTTCAAAAGAACGAAGTACTTACGAACATCGATCTGCATGTCGATGCCAAAGATATTGTTGTATTGCTCGGACCGAGTGGCTCCGGCAAGAGTACCTTGCTGCGCTGCCTGAATGGACTGGAAGAGTTGTCCGGAGGACAGATTGAAGTGAACGGTGTTGTGGTCAACAGCGCAGATCCGCTGCGAGTCCAACGTGCACGGGTACTAGAGATTCGTCGCCAGACCGGCATGGTATTTCAGCAGTTCAATCTGTATCCGCACAAGACAGTGCTGGGCAATGTGATGGAAGGCCTAGTTACGGTGAAAAAAATCAAACGTGACGAAGCGGCCGAACGCGGCCGGATTCTGCTGGATCGGGTTGGGCTCTCTGACAAGCAGGATGCGTATCCATCCCGATTGTCCGGTGGACAACAGCAGCGAGTCGCCATTGCACGTGCACTCGCGATGGAACCGGAAGTGATGCTGTTTGATGAGCCTACTTCAGCCCTTGACCCTGAACTTGTCGGAGAGGTGCTTTCCGTAATGAAGGAGCTGGCAGAGGAAGGCATGACGATGCTCGTCGTGACACATGAATTGAAGTTTGCCCGGAATGTGGCGAACAAAATCGTCTTTATGGCGGATGGATCGATCGTGGAAGAGGCAAGTCCACAGGCGTTCTTTGAACAGCCGAAGCAGGAACGCACCCGTCGTTTCTTGCAACAAATTACTGAATTTTGA
- the gpmA gene encoding 2,3-diphosphoglycerate-dependent phosphoglycerate mutase codes for MYRVVLIRHGQSMWNVENRFTGWTDVDLTTDGYAEARKAGKIMKEQGFDFDYAYASVLKRSIRTLDIALDEMDLMWIPITKTWQLNERHYGALQGLNKQQTALKYGEDQVKEWRRSVSVSPPALDKTDDRYVQDLDKYKRLDCTIPFTENLMDTSKRLLDYWNAEIKPMVSAGKRVLISAHGNTLRSLVMHLDQLSEADVMALNIPTGIPLVYELDEDLHPIGHFYLTADGSTYKHEEMTHVATPSD; via the coding sequence ATGTACAGAGTTGTTTTGATTCGCCATGGACAGAGCATGTGGAATGTGGAGAATCGATTTACCGGTTGGACAGATGTGGATCTGACGACGGATGGTTACGCAGAAGCTCGTAAAGCAGGGAAGATCATGAAGGAACAGGGGTTTGATTTTGATTACGCCTATGCATCTGTGCTGAAACGTTCTATTCGAACACTCGATATTGCGCTGGATGAGATGGACCTCATGTGGATTCCCATTACGAAGACCTGGCAGCTGAATGAACGCCATTATGGTGCACTGCAAGGATTGAACAAACAGCAGACTGCCTTGAAGTATGGCGAAGACCAAGTAAAGGAATGGAGACGCTCTGTTAGCGTATCTCCTCCCGCTTTGGACAAAACCGATGATCGATATGTGCAGGATCTGGACAAGTACAAGCGGCTCGATTGCACGATCCCGTTTACGGAGAATCTGATGGATACATCGAAGCGTTTACTGGATTACTGGAATGCGGAGATTAAACCGATGGTGTCAGCTGGCAAAAGAGTGCTGATCTCTGCGCATGGTAATACGCTCCGTTCACTCGTCATGCATCTGGACCAATTGTCCGAAGCAGACGTGATGGCGCTCAACATCCCGACAGGCATTCCGCTTGTCTATGAGTTGGATGAAGATCTGCATCCGATCGGCCATTTCTATCTGACCGCGGATGGTTCGACCTACAAACATGAAGAAATGACCCATGTGGCAACGCCGTCCGATTAA
- a CDS encoding cation:proton antiporter: MEFILVLALILIFTKLAGDLSVRLGQPSVLGKLIVGVILGPALLGWVQQSDFVHYMAEIGVLLLMFIAGLETDLEQLKKNWKAAFAVAVGGIILPFIGGYGSAIAFGMSQTHALFFGLLFCATSVSISVQTLKDMDQLSSREGTTILGAAVVDDVLVVVILAVMMSLLGTGGGDTSITLLIGKKLLFFVIIIAASWFLVPRIMKWMAPLKVTETVITAGLIICFGFSYFAEWMGVAGIIGAFAAGIAISQTNFKHEVETKLEPIAYGIFVPVFFVSIGLNVTFDGVGSQIWFIIVISLIAIVTKLIGGGAGARLTGFNMASSLAIGSGMISRGEVALIIASTGLASGLLDPEYFTSVVIMVIVTTLVTPPLLKITFARKKGEKRVERGIEESHLSG; this comes from the coding sequence ATGGAATTTATTTTGGTTCTTGCACTTATTTTGATCTTTACGAAGCTCGCCGGAGACTTGTCTGTAAGACTGGGTCAACCTTCGGTATTGGGGAAACTGATTGTTGGTGTCATTCTTGGACCTGCCCTGCTCGGATGGGTTCAACAAAGTGATTTCGTGCATTATATGGCCGAGATCGGGGTATTACTTTTGATGTTCATTGCCGGACTGGAAACAGATCTGGAGCAATTGAAGAAAAACTGGAAAGCAGCCTTTGCGGTTGCTGTGGGCGGTATTATTTTACCATTTATCGGAGGATACGGTTCGGCCATAGCCTTCGGGATGTCACAGACACACGCACTGTTCTTTGGACTTTTATTCTGTGCCACATCCGTCAGTATATCGGTTCAGACACTGAAAGACATGGATCAACTCAGCTCTCGTGAGGGTACAACAATCCTTGGTGCAGCTGTCGTCGATGATGTCCTGGTCGTCGTTATTCTCGCCGTTATGATGAGCTTGTTAGGTACAGGTGGAGGAGACACTTCAATCACTCTGCTAATTGGTAAAAAGCTGTTATTCTTTGTGATCATCATCGCTGCCAGCTGGTTCCTTGTTCCACGCATCATGAAGTGGATGGCACCACTGAAGGTAACCGAAACCGTCATTACTGCGGGACTAATCATTTGTTTCGGATTCTCCTACTTTGCAGAGTGGATGGGTGTTGCTGGAATCATTGGTGCATTTGCCGCTGGTATCGCCATCTCTCAAACTAACTTCAAACATGAAGTCGAAACAAAACTGGAACCGATTGCCTACGGAATTTTTGTTCCGGTGTTTTTTGTCAGTATCGGCTTAAATGTCACCTTTGATGGTGTAGGTTCACAGATTTGGTTTATTATCGTTATAAGCCTCATCGCCATTGTAACCAAACTTATCGGTGGAGGAGCCGGTGCACGACTGACCGGATTTAATATGGCATCTTCATTAGCCATTGGCTCAGGAATGATTTCAAGAGGTGAGGTTGCGCTCATTATCGCTTCAACCGGACTTGCTTCCGGATTACTTGATCCGGAATACTTCACGAGCGTCGTGATCATGGTCATTGTAACTACACTGGTCACTCCACCACTCCTCAAAATCACCTTTGCTCGCAAAAAAGGGGAAAAGCGAGTTGAACGAGGAATTGAAGAATCTCATTTAAGTGGGTAA
- a CDS encoding MFS transporter codes for MQTALAQATGEQGVDLVMPINTTVWNLAIALGGMVGGVLLNQWGASSFNWAILVLSLVALIVAWRAKGYGFRPSRSH; via the coding sequence TTGCAGACTGCACTTGCTCAAGCTACGGGCGAACAGGGTGTGGATCTCGTCATGCCGATTAATACAACCGTTTGGAATCTGGCTATTGCCCTTGGGGGAATGGTGGGAGGTGTTCTTCTGAATCAATGGGGAGCTTCGTCATTTAACTGGGCCATCTTGGTTTTATCACTGGTGGCTTTGATTGTTGCATGGCGTGCCAAAGGATATGGATTTCGCCCATCTAGGAGTCACTAA
- a CDS encoding amino acid ABC transporter permease: MELVFENIPFFLKGAYYTLYVTVISMFFAFIIGVLVAIARLKGPMWLRLIARFYVSIMRGTPLLVQLFVIYYGLVDYGVTLGSLTAACLGLSLNAGAFLSETFRGAIQAVPKGQTEAAYATGMTPAQAMRRIIFPQAVRIAIPPMGNTFIGMLKETSLVAAIGVTELLRSAQLLVSQYALNMPFYLAIGVIYWIMSIGFSAILEQVERRLARAY, encoded by the coding sequence ATGGAACTGGTATTTGAGAATATCCCCTTCTTTCTGAAGGGGGCTTATTATACGCTGTATGTAACTGTGATCTCCATGTTTTTTGCCTTTATCATCGGGGTGCTTGTTGCGATTGCTCGTCTGAAGGGACCGATGTGGCTTAGGTTGATCGCAAGGTTTTATGTATCTATCATGCGGGGAACCCCGCTGCTGGTGCAATTATTCGTCATTTATTACGGATTGGTCGATTATGGAGTGACCCTGGGATCGCTCACCGCAGCATGTCTGGGACTGAGTCTGAATGCAGGTGCATTTCTGTCGGAGACGTTCCGTGGAGCCATTCAGGCTGTGCCTAAAGGACAGACGGAAGCTGCATACGCAACGGGAATGACCCCGGCTCAAGCGATGAGACGCATTATCTTCCCTCAGGCTGTGCGCATTGCGATTCCGCCGATGGGGAACACCTTTATTGGCATGTTGAAGGAAACATCACTCGTGGCAGCCATCGGTGTTACCGAGTTGTTGCGTTCAGCACAGCTGCTGGTATCACAATATGCATTGAATATGCCTTTTTATCTGGCCATCGGTGTGATCTACTGGATTATGAGTATCGGCTTCTCGGCCATTCTGGAACAAGTGGAGCGCCGGTTGGCCCGCGCTTACTGA
- a CDS encoding DUF420 domain-containing protein, translating into MGKNNKGEPNIPSPTSNKNFAGIIITISILANVIILLLFFAPSIGYKGDVTFDITVLPRFNAVFNSFTFIFLLAALIAIIKRNVKLHKRFILAAFSTTLLFLVTYLTFHYLSPETSKYGGEGIIRSIYFFILITHSILAALIVPLALFTLVWGWTNQLKKHRKIARWTMPIWLYVSSTGVVVYLMMAPYY; encoded by the coding sequence TTGGGCAAAAATAACAAAGGGGAGCCGAACATTCCATCCCCGACGAGCAATAAAAATTTCGCAGGCATCATTATCACGATTTCCATTCTTGCTAATGTCATTATTTTATTATTGTTCTTCGCACCATCGATTGGCTACAAAGGTGATGTAACCTTTGATATTACGGTGTTGCCACGGTTTAATGCTGTGTTTAACAGCTTTACCTTCATCTTCCTACTCGCAGCGCTTATTGCTATTATCAAGCGGAATGTGAAGCTGCACAAACGATTTATTCTTGCTGCATTCTCAACGACACTGTTATTCCTCGTGACATATCTGACGTTTCATTACCTCTCACCAGAGACGTCCAAATACGGCGGCGAGGGCATCATTCGTTCCATCTATTTCTTCATTCTGATCACCCATAGTATACTGGCAGCCCTCATTGTTCCATTGGCGTTGTTCACACTTGTGTGGGGTTGGACGAATCAATTGAAGAAACACCGCAAAATTGCACGTTGGACTATGCCAATCTGGCTGTATGTCAGCTCTACAGGTGTCGTGGTATACCTGATGATGGCACCCTATTATTAA
- a CDS encoding OsmC family protein, with the protein MNVTTVWKGKRAFTSEGPSGYAVGMDATAAYGGDSKGATPMELLLAGLGGCMGIDITMILDAFLDKIESIEIEAQGTRSEEMPKGFTSIDLIFKVDGDIPDYRIWKAIQMAEEKYCAVSASLSADIHPKLILNGVSTPRP; encoded by the coding sequence ATGAATGTAACAACCGTATGGAAAGGCAAACGCGCGTTTACTTCCGAAGGACCCTCTGGCTACGCCGTTGGTATGGATGCCACTGCTGCTTATGGTGGTGACAGCAAGGGTGCGACCCCGATGGAATTGTTACTCGCTGGTCTCGGCGGCTGTATGGGAATCGATATCACGATGATTTTGGACGCTTTCCTGGACAAAATTGAATCGATTGAGATTGAAGCGCAAGGCACACGAAGCGAAGAGATGCCTAAAGGTTTCACATCCATTGATCTGATCTTCAAGGTCGATGGAGATATCCCGGATTATCGCATCTGGAAAGCCATCCAAATGGCCGAAGAGAAATATTGTGCAGTCTCCGCTTCGCTGAGCGCCGATATTCATCCGAAACTGATTCTGAATGGAGTAAGCACACCTCGTCCTTAA